The DNA segment TGGCGGTCGGCGCCGACGACGTCCTGACGCCGCCGGCGCTCGCCCGCGAGATCCACGAAGGCATCGCCGGCTCGCGCCTGCACGTCCTGCCCGAATGCGGGCATCTGCCGCCGCTGGAGCGGCCGGACGAGACGAGCGCGCTGCTCAGGGAATGGCTGGAGGCGTGACTCGTCAGGCCAGCATCGGCGCGAGGTCGAGATCGCCCTTGTGCATCGCGCGTCGATAGGCAGGCCGCGCGCCGACTCGCTGCAGGTAGGCGCGGATGGCGGGATAGGGCGCCAGATCGATCGGCTGGAACAGGCGCATCGTGGTGAGCGAGAACACGCTCATGATGTCGGCGGCCGTGAAGTCGTCGCCCGCCAGGTAGGACACCTCGGACAGCCGCGCCTCGACCAGCGCCATGACCCGGTCGAGCCGCCCCTGGACCGCCGCCTGCACCGGATGATCGGGCCCCAAGCCGACGCGGTTCACCATCATCAGCCGGGCGACGAC comes from the Methylobacterium currus genome and includes:
- a CDS encoding glutathione S-transferase family protein yields the protein MLTIHHLGHSQSERILWLCEELGLPYDLKRYQRDPVTILAPPDLRALHPLGAAPIIEDDGVVLAESAAIVEYVIVKHGNGRLRLGPDHPDYAAFLYWFHFANGNLQPVVARLMMVNRVGLGPDHPVQAAVQGRLDRVMALVEARLSEVSYLAGDDFTAADIMSVFSLTTMRLFQPIDLAPYPAIRAYLQRVGARPAYRRAMHKGDLDLAPMLA